The DNA segment GGCGGGGTCGACGACGGCGTGCGTACGGCCCGAGGTTCCCTTCACCAGACGGCCCGCGATGAACTGCGCGCCATCCGCGAAGCGGTCTTGGGCCGGGAATCGTTCCGGGGTGGCGGTGCCCGGGTTGTGCATGTCGCTCTCCTCCGTGTCCCCCTGGAGGGACCGCAGTGGGGTCGGCGTGGGGTGGCGTGGCTCAGGCTCGATTTGAGTGCCGATCCTGACAGAGCAGGAAGGGTCCAACAAGTGATTCCGTTGTTGCCTTTTGGTTACGCAACGGAATCTGTCGACCAGGTGTCGAGTCGGCCTTGAAAACCCGGGACGGATTGTCGGTGGTGCGTGCCAGACTCGGCCACATGGCGAAGATCGATTCTTGGGACGTCCTGATCAGGGAGGTCCGTGCGGGGACGAGAGTCAAGTATCTGCACTTCTGGGGACACCGGCCACGACCGAACGGACAGGTGAGCGCGAGTTGCCTGAGCCAGTGGTGGCCGTCGCCGTTCACGGTGGCCGGCGTGTCGTACGCGACCGCCGAGCACTGGATGATGGCCGAGAAGGCCCGGCTCTTCGGGGACTCGGAGGCTGAACGGCGGGTGCTGGAGGCCGGGCATCCCTCGCTGGCGAAGAAGGCCGGGCGGCTCGTGCGCGGGTTCGATGACGCGGTGTGGGAGCGGGAGCGGTTCCGGATCGTCGTCGAGGGGTCGGTCCACAAGTTCTCGGCGGACGCGGAGCTGCGGGGGTTTTTGCTGGGGACGGGGGATCGGGTGCTGGTGGAGGCCAGTCCGGTGGATCGGGTGTGGGGGATCGGGCTGGCGGCGGGGGATGACGGGGCGGGGGATCCGCAGCGGTGGCGGGGGCCGAACCTGTTGGGGTTCGCGTTGATGGGGGCGCGGGAGCGGTTGCGGGGGTAGGGGTGTTTTTCGCCCCCGCCGCCCCTACCCGTCCCGTACCTGGGGGCTGCCGCCCCCAGACCCCCGTCGTCGGCCTGAACGGCCTCGTCCTCAAACGCCGGACGGGCTGGAATGCCTGGACCGGCGCTGAAAGGCGAAGGCCCCGAATTCAGCCCCGGAACAAAACCCCGCTCCCTACACCGTCGAGATCAACACCGCCAGCATCCCCAACCCCAGCACCAACCCCGCCGCCCCACAGATCATCCCCGCCAGAGCCTGCCCCGGGTTCGTCGCCTCGCCCCGCCGCGCCTTCCCCCGCCCGATCGAGCCGAAGATCAACGCCAGCACACCCATCACGATGGCCAGCGGCCACAGGCAGAAGATCGCCGCGGAGATGATCCCGAGCACGAGCGCCGCCGTACCCATCCCATTGCTCGGCATGGCCTGCGCCCCGGGCCACCCGTAGTAACCCCCGGTGCCGGGACCCATGACCGGCGGCGGGTAACCCTGGACAGGCCCGGGATAGCCGTACGCAACGTGCCCCGGACCGCCGGGCGCGATGGGCGGCGGCGGAACGGGCTCACCGTGGGCGGCGTAGGGAACGGATGCCGTCGGGGGCGCGAAGGGCCCGCCCGGCGCGAGGGGCGGCACAGGCGACGTGGGCCCCGACCCCGGCGCCGCGAAAGGATTGGCACTCGACTCGCCCGGCGGCGTCGGCATGCCAGAGGACGGCATCGACGTCACCGTCCGCTGATCGTGCACGGATGGTGCGTGCCAGGTCAGCGGGTCGTTCGAGGCGACGGTGTAGCCGGGTCCCCCGGACCCCCCGGGCGCGACCGGCGGCGCCCACGGATCCGGCTCGGCCGATGACGCGTTGCTCCTGGTCTTCTCCAGCGAGGTTCTCGGATCCGTTTCCGACGAACCGGACGACGAAGCCGGCCCTCCTGCCGCCGCGCCCCCCGATCCGTCCGCCGCCCCCGGCGTCTGCGCGTCGTCGGACATGCCCGGCCCCCTCCGTCGTGTGTGCCGTCATGCTAAGGCCCGGGCATCTCCGGCACGGCCCCGGCATACGATGACCCCGAGTCACCGATCAGCCGATCACCCGCGTCCCGCCGACCACACGTCCGGCCGGAGATGCCGTTCCTGGGGAGGAACCTTGACCGACAACCTCGTCGATGCCCGCGTCCCGCGCGATCTGCACGCCTTCATCGCCGGACTGCCCAAGGCCGAACTGCACGTCCATCACGTCGGCTCCGCCTCCCCCCGCATCGTCGCGGAACTCGCCGCCCGCCACCCCGACTCCAAGGTCCCCACCGACCCCGAGGCCCTGGTCGACTACTTCACGTTCACGGACTTCGCGCACTTCATCGACGTGTACCTGTCCGTCGTGGATCTGATCCGCACCCCTGAGGACGTACGGCTGCTGACGTTCGAGGTGGCCCGCGAGCTGGCCCGCCAGCAGGTGCGGTACGCCGAGCTGACCATCACCCCGTTCTCCTCCACCCGCCGCGGCATCGACGAGAGCGGCTTCATGGCGGCGATCGAGGACGCCCGCAAGGCGGCCGAGGCCGAGTTCGGGACCGTGCTGCGCTGGTGCTTCGACATCCCCGGCGAGGCGGGCCTGGAGTCCGCCGCGGAGACCGTGCGGCTGGCCACCGACGACCGGCTGCGCCCGGAGGGCCTGGTCTCGTTCGGGCTCGGCGGGCCCGAGATCGGCGTACCCAGGCCGCAGTTCAAGCCGTACTTCGACCAGGCCATCGCCGCCGGTCTGCACTCCGTGCCGCACGCCGGCGAGACCACCGGCCCCGAGACGGTCTGGGACGCCCTGACGCACCTGCGCGCCGAGCGCATCGGGCACGGCACCAGTTCGGCGCAGGACCCGAAGCTGCTCGCGCACCTCGCCGAGCACCGGATCCCGCTGGAGGTGTGCCCGACCTCCAACATCGCCACGCGCGCGGTCCGCACGATCGACGAGCATCCGATCAAGCAGTTCACCGAGGCCGGCGTCATCGTCACCATCAACTCCGACGACCCGCCCATGTTCGGCACCGACCTCAACAACGAGTACGCGGTCGCCGCACGCCTCCTCGACCTCGACGAGCGGGGCCTGGCCGACCTCGCCAAGAACGCCGTGGACGTGTCCTTCCTCGACGAGCCCGGCAAGGCGCGGATCAGGGCGGAGATCGACACGTACACCACCGACTGGCTCGCCTCCTGAGCCGGCGGCGCCCTCCACGCCTCGGCTCATCCATGCTGGCCCCCGACCCCGACCGGAATGCCCTCATGCAGAACGTGACCGCCGTGGCCCACCGCGGCGACCCCTACCGCGTCCGCGAGAACACGCTCGCCTCGCTGCGCTCCGCGCTCGAACGGGGCGCGGACGCGGTGGAGATCGACGTACGGCTCACCAAGGACGGCGTGCCGGTGCTGCTGCACGACGACACGCTGAAGCGGCTGTGGGAGCAGGACCGGCCGGTGCTCGCGCTGTCGGCGGCCGAGGTGCGGGGGCTGACGGCGGGCGGGGTGCCCACGCTTCAGGAGGCGCTGACGGCTTGTGGTGGGAGCCGGGTGATGCTCGACCTGCCGGGCTCGCCCGACGTGCGGGCTGCGCGCCGGGTCGTGGACGTCGTACGCGAGTGCGGGGCGCAGGACCGCGTGTACTACTGCGCGGGCGCCCCGGCCATGCTGGCCGTGCGGGCCGCAGATCCGGCCGCCGAGATCGCCCTGACCTGGACGACGCTGGCCCCGCCGCGCCCCGCCCTGCTGGACGCGGTGCGCCCGCGCTGGCTCAACTACCGCTTCGGCCTGGTCGACCACGCCCTCGCCGAGCGCGTCCACCGCGGCGGTCACCTGCTGTCCGTCTGGACCCCGGACACCCGGCGCTCCATGCGCCGCCTGCTGGACCTCGGCGCCGACT comes from the Streptomyces sp. NBC_00443 genome and includes:
- a CDS encoding NADAR family protein, with translation MAKIDSWDVLIREVRAGTRVKYLHFWGHRPRPNGQVSASCLSQWWPSPFTVAGVSYATAEHWMMAEKARLFGDSEAERRVLEAGHPSLAKKAGRLVRGFDDAVWERERFRIVVEGSVHKFSADAELRGFLLGTGDRVLVEASPVDRVWGIGLAAGDDGAGDPQRWRGPNLLGFALMGARERLRG
- a CDS encoding DUF4190 domain-containing protein, with the protein product MPSNGMGTAALVLGIISAAIFCLWPLAIVMGVLALIFGSIGRGKARRGEATNPGQALAGMICGAAGLVLGLGMLAVLISTV
- a CDS encoding adenosine deaminase, encoding MTDNLVDARVPRDLHAFIAGLPKAELHVHHVGSASPRIVAELAARHPDSKVPTDPEALVDYFTFTDFAHFIDVYLSVVDLIRTPEDVRLLTFEVARELARQQVRYAELTITPFSSTRRGIDESGFMAAIEDARKAAEAEFGTVLRWCFDIPGEAGLESAAETVRLATDDRLRPEGLVSFGLGGPEIGVPRPQFKPYFDQAIAAGLHSVPHAGETTGPETVWDALTHLRAERIGHGTSSAQDPKLLAHLAEHRIPLEVCPTSNIATRAVRTIDEHPIKQFTEAGVIVTINSDDPPMFGTDLNNEYAVAARLLDLDERGLADLAKNAVDVSFLDEPGKARIRAEIDTYTTDWLAS
- a CDS encoding glycerophosphodiester phosphodiesterase, coding for MQNVTAVAHRGDPYRVRENTLASLRSALERGADAVEIDVRLTKDGVPVLLHDDTLKRLWEQDRPVLALSAAEVRGLTAGGVPTLQEALTACGGSRVMLDLPGSPDVRAARRVVDVVRECGAQDRVYYCAGAPAMLAVRAADPAAEIALTWTTLAPPRPALLDAVRPRWLNYRFGLVDHALAERVHRGGHLLSVWTPDTRRSMRRLLDLGADSITTNRIDVLLGLLTARSDAESR